The Magnolia sinica isolate HGM2019 chromosome 9, MsV1, whole genome shotgun sequence genome contains a region encoding:
- the LOC131255205 gene encoding receptor-like protein 33, which translates to MEEDKSQSLVLGKMIYSSGSPIYYQNKVSLVSKGLQMEVVKILMAFTVVDLSENKFHGDIPKSIGDLKSLLVLNMSNNDLTGGIPTSFQNLRDLESLDLSHNKLSGEIPWQLTDLTFLAVLNLSQNFLVGKIPQSRQFLTFNSESFKENAGLCGPPLSKKCEDAESAPPSPLSTLQSERKYDWELMWIGFGVGHRVGVGMLFWTLALWRKGRREFYIFIDRMLSLIFPSVVFPK; encoded by the coding sequence atggaagaggACAAATCCCAATCCTTGGTCCTTGGCAAAATGATATACAGTAGCGGAAGTCCCATATACTATCAAAACAAAGTGTCTTTAGTCAGCAAAGGGCTACAGATGGAAGTAGTAAAGATCCTTATGGCCTTTACTGTAGTGGATCTCtcggaaaacaaatttcatggggatatcccaaaatcaattGGGGATCTAAAGTCACTCCTTGTGCTCAATATGTCCAACAATGATTTAACTGGCGGAATTCCAACATCATTTCAGAATCTAAGGGATCTAGAGTCATTAGATCTCTCACATAATAAATTGTCTGGAGAGATCCCTTGGCAGCTAACAGATCTAACATTCCTCGCAGTGTTGAATCTCTCACAGAATTTCCTCGTGGGAAAAATACCACAAAGCCGGCAGTTTCTTACATTTAACAGCGAATCATTCAAAGAGAACGCAGGATTGTGTGGACCTCCACTATCAAAGAAATGCGAAGATGCAGAGAGTGCACCACCGTCCCCTCTGTCAACATTGCAATCTGAAAGGAAATATGATTGGGAATTAATGTGGATAGGATTTGGAGTTGGACACAGAGTAGGTGTAGGGATGCTTTTCTGGACCCTAGCACTTTGGAGGAAGGGAAGGAGAGAATTCTATATATTTATTGATAGAATGctttccttaatttttccttccgTGGTGTTTCCTAAATAG
- the LOC131255790 gene encoding receptor like protein 22-like, translating into MIPRFIFQLTKLQLLYLSSNNFSGVVELGLFQNLKKLFYLDLSDNNLSVQDGSGNSTFVSIPQIEYLLLRSCNISTFPNFLRNQEQLGQLDLSDNKISGEIPKWIWEVGNVSLNYLNLSHNGLQGIEPSPHVLLSALQYLDLSSNKLEGSLPIPPPSIIFFSASNNSLGGEIPRSVCNAASLTILDLSHNHFIGRIPSCLGEIGGTLSVLNLQGNAFNGTLLQTFKEECNIQTLDLSENQLEGQVPRSLANCKMLELLNLGNNQIHDTFPLWLGALS; encoded by the coding sequence ATGATACCCAGATTTATCTTTCAACTTACCAAACTTCAACTACTTTACCTTTCTTCTAATAATTTCAGTGGTGTTGTGGAGCTAGGCTTATTTCAAAACCTCAAAAAACTTTTCTATCTGGATCTTTCAGATAACAACTTGTCAGTCCAAGATGGCAGTGGTAATTCCACCTTTGTTTCTATCCCCCAGATTGAATATTTGTTGTTACGTTCTTGCAACATCAGCACATTTCCAAATTTCTTGAGAAATCAAGAGCAGTTGGGGCAATTGGACCTTTCCGATAATAAAATTAGTGGTGAAATACCTAAATGGATATGGGAGGTTGGCAATGTGTCTTTAAACTATTTAAATCTTTCTCACAATGGTCTACAAGGAATAGAACCATCTCCCCATGTTTTGTTGAGTGCCTTGCAATACCTTGACCTTAGCTCCAACAAGCTAGAAGGTTCACTTCCTATCCCACCACCTTCCattattttcttttcagcttCAAACAACAGCcttggtggtgaaatccctcgATCAGTTTGCAATGCAGCATCCCTAACCATCCTTGATTTATCTCACAATCACTTCATTGGTCGGATTCCATCATGTTTGGGTGAGATTGGTGGTACACTTAGTGTGTTGAATCTTCAAGGAAATGCTTTCAATGGCACCTTGCTTCAGACATTTAAAGAGGAATGTAACATACAAACGCTTGATCTCAGTGAGAATCAATTAGAGGGCCAAGTGCCAAGGTCTTTGGCTAATTGCAAAATGTTGGAGCTACTAAACCTGGGAAACAATCAAATCCATGACACCTTCCCTTTATGGTTGGGAGCTTTGTCCTAG
- the LOC131255791 gene encoding uncharacterized protein LOC131255791: protein MQDPLPPLTTVYAMCQRAMISTLPSHSFVPPERSAHLVGDQYSLGLRVPSLSSGRISGFGGRGRGCDLDRSRGGRSLRGRGGRGRGRDGSRICSHCGGTNHTIDYCWQLHGRPTYAAASVASTVASETQSSTPTAEQSTSGESLIISRAAYDALMRLHIRDIPEPSHAASAQSGTALLASSSPTSWVIDSGASSHMTGPTDEESDWWGA, encoded by the exons atgcaggatcctcttcccccattgacgacagtctatgccatgtgtcagcgtgctatgatctctactcttccttctcattcatttgtgccacccgagcgttcggcacatcttgttGGCGATCAGTACTCCCTTGGTCTTAgggtaccatccttgagctcagggcgcatttctggttttggtggtcgtggtagaggctgCGATCTAGATCGCAGTCGCGgcggccgtagtcttcgtggtcgtggtggacgtggacgaggacgtgatggttcccgcatttgttcacattgcggtggaactaatcacactattgattattgctggcagctacatggtcgtcctacgtatgccgctgcttctgttgcttccactgttgcttctgagacacagtcttccaccccgacagctgagcagtctacttcaggggagtctcttattatttctcgggcggcatatgatgcccttatgcggcttcacattcgggatattcctgagccttctcacgcagcttcggcccagtcaggtaccgcccttcttgcgtcatcctctcctacctcctgggtcattgactctggagcttcctcccatatgactg gacctacagacgaagagagtgattggtggggggcatga